From the genome of Streptomyces sp. V2I9:
AGCAGGGTCAAGGCAGATCGCTGCTGCGAAGAACCCACCGTTCGGTCTCACCGAGCACGACCACCTCCCTGCCGAGAGACCTTGCGAGCCGATCGACGAAGTCGTGAGATATGGATTGCGATGCCCTCTCTGATCTTTGCACTATGATCAGCACCCGGTCTTCCTCCCAGGTGGAGCGAACAGCTTCCCAGCCGATCTTAGCGAATGAGGACGCAATGAACTTTTCTTCGCTAATTCGGCGAATCTCCTGGGGCGGCCTTCTGGGCATCTCTCTCCCCAGGAGCGCGTTCCGTTCGAGATCTGCCAGACGCTGATCAAACTGCCTCGAGAGGAGGAGAATTTCCTCCGTCATGTCAGCCCCTGATCGTTTGACTGCAGCTGGGGGATCAACCCCCAACGAAATGTCCTTGATGCCCCTCATCTTGCTCTCGAATTCGGGCCAACTGCGCTGAAATGATCGATTCAACCTTTCCTGAGGAAGAGCCAACTCGCCAGAGG
Proteins encoded in this window:
- a CDS encoding TIR domain-containing protein, with protein sequence MKVFLSWSGERSKKTAEALWTWLPDVLQYVSPWLSSLDISAGRRGVREITDELAEANFGIICATPENQSSNWIHFEAGALAKQVDNGFVVPFLIGMRTTDLVSPISQFQAVVGDDRADVQKLLSDINSASGELALPQERLNRSFQRSWPEFESKMRGIKDISLGVDPPAAVKRSGADMTEEILLLSRQFDQRLADLERNALLGREMPRRPPQEIRRISEEKFIASSFAKIGWEAVRSTWEEDRVLIIVQRSERASQSISHDFVDRLARSLGREVVVLGETERWVLRSSDLP